A single genomic interval of Sinorhizobium garamanticum harbors:
- the miaA gene encoding tRNA (adenosine(37)-N6)-dimethylallyltransferase MiaA, with the protein MIKNLERDTDAILITGPTASGKSALAVELARRHGGVVINADSMQVYDTLKILTARPDEAEMGGIEHFLYGHVPAGQAYSTGAWLREAEALVQQLREEGRLPVFVGGTGLYFKALTGGLSDMPEIPATIRDPLRARLKEEGAEALHAELAARDPQTAMQLRPGDGQRIVRALEVIEATGKPIHLFQQSRGPMIIDPDKAQKIVVLPDRALLHSRIDRRFETMLERGAVDEVRALLALDLSPDMPVMKAIGVQQIAAMLRGEIGEAEVIATGAAATRQYSKRQMTWFRNQLDESWQRIEGPDAVI; encoded by the coding sequence ATGATCAAGAACCTTGAAAGAGACACGGACGCGATCCTGATAACCGGGCCGACCGCCAGCGGCAAGTCCGCGCTTGCGGTGGAACTCGCGCGTCGGCACGGCGGCGTGGTGATCAACGCCGACAGCATGCAGGTCTACGACACGCTGAAGATCCTGACCGCGCGGCCGGACGAGGCGGAGATGGGCGGGATAGAGCATTTTCTCTATGGCCATGTGCCGGCCGGACAGGCCTATTCGACCGGCGCTTGGCTGCGCGAGGCGGAGGCGCTGGTTCAGCAGTTGCGCGAAGAGGGGCGATTGCCCGTCTTCGTCGGCGGCACCGGGCTCTATTTCAAGGCATTGACAGGCGGGCTTTCCGATATGCCGGAGATACCGGCAACGATCCGCGATCCACTGCGCGCGCGGCTGAAGGAGGAGGGGGCGGAGGCGCTCCATGCGGAGCTTGCCGCGCGAGACCCGCAAACCGCCATGCAATTGCGGCCGGGCGACGGACAGCGGATCGTTCGCGCGCTCGAGGTGATCGAAGCGACCGGCAAGCCGATCCATCTCTTCCAGCAGAGCCGCGGCCCTATGATCATCGATCCCGACAAGGCACAGAAAATCGTCGTGCTCCCGGATCGCGCCCTCCTGCACAGCCGCATCGACCGGCGTTTCGAGACCATGCTTGAACGCGGGGCAGTCGACGAGGTGCGGGCGCTGCTGGCGCTCGACCTCTCGCCCGACATGCCGGTGATGAAGGCGATCGGCGTCCAGCAGATTGCCGCGATGCTAAGAGGCGAGATTGGGGAGGCCGAGGTGATTGCGACTGGGGCGGCCGCGACGCGGCAATATTCCAAGCGTCAGATGACTTGGTTCCGCAACCAACTCGACGAAAGCTGGCAGCGGATAGAGGGACCCGACGCCGTGATTTGA
- a CDS encoding GNAT family N-acetyltransferase: MIIRETDRLRIRGWNETDRDLFAEINSDPKVMEFFAFRRNRAESDALFDRIGRGISETGFGFFALALRDSDMPIGFCGLALTDLEPHLPNGTIEIGWRLALPFWGNGYVTEAAAALLDYGFTERNLGEIVSFAVPANTRSTAVMKRLGMRPDPSRDFDHPRVPDTYAHLKRHVLYAITADEWTRGVPAQG; this comes from the coding sequence GTGATTATCCGAGAAACCGACAGGCTGCGCATTCGCGGCTGGAACGAGACCGATCGCGACCTCTTTGCCGAGATCAACAGCGATCCGAAGGTCATGGAATTCTTCGCCTTCCGCCGCAACCGCGCGGAATCCGATGCGCTGTTCGATCGCATCGGCCGCGGCATCAGTGAAACCGGCTTCGGCTTCTTCGCGCTCGCATTGCGCGACAGCGACATGCCGATCGGCTTCTGCGGCCTGGCGCTCACCGATCTGGAGCCGCATCTGCCGAACGGCACGATCGAGATCGGCTGGCGGCTCGCCCTGCCCTTCTGGGGCAACGGGTACGTGACCGAGGCGGCAGCGGCCCTCCTCGACTACGGCTTTACCGAACGGAACCTCGGCGAAATCGTCTCCTTCGCCGTGCCCGCGAACACCCGCTCCACCGCCGTGATGAAACGGCTCGGCATGCGGCCGGACCCGAGCCGCGACTTCGACCACCCTCGCGTCCCCGACACGTATGCGCATCTGAAGCGCCACGTGCTTTACGCGATCACGGCGGACGAGTGGACGCGCGGCGTGCCGGCGCAGGGTTAA
- a CDS encoding GYD domain-containing protein yields the protein MAMYLTRFSYTPQTWARMIENPEDRRKAASSYIESVGGKLHGFWYAFGEHDGWNLWEAPDNVSMASVVLAIGAGGALSSCETTVLLSVEETMEALGRAKSIQYRSPGT from the coding sequence ATGGCGATGTATCTCACGCGCTTCAGTTACACGCCCCAGACGTGGGCACGCATGATCGAAAACCCGGAGGACCGACGCAAGGCCGCCAGTTCCTACATCGAGTCGGTAGGCGGAAAGCTGCACGGCTTTTGGTATGCCTTCGGCGAGCACGATGGCTGGAATCTTTGGGAGGCACCGGACAACGTGTCGATGGCATCTGTCGTGCTTGCCATTGGCGCAGGAGGTGCGCTCAGTTCGTGCGAGACCACCGTTCTCCTCAGTGTCGAAGAGACGATGGAAGCCCTTGGAAGGGCGAAATCGATCCAGTATCGATCGCCGGGAACTTAG
- a CDS encoding alpha/beta hydrolase, which produces MLHSAGIDFEVTVKSSAEPPVVLLHGSNGRETDWTDFAECVAPSSTCFAVRGPIASEHGFTFFRRNPDRSLNIEELTHGAASLCAFIDAISREYDLARAPIIAGYSSGAVIAAAVVCRQRALTSGAILLRPQSPDPQTPFPDLKEYPVLILAGANDDRRDRCDAPVIAEQFHVAGADLTYRLLDAGHGWEPTGLDRSLSRQWFQNQFPTSSNPMSIRGDHA; this is translated from the coding sequence ATGCTGCATTCTGCAGGTATTGATTTCGAGGTTACGGTTAAAAGCTCGGCTGAGCCGCCAGTTGTTCTTCTTCATGGGAGCAATGGAAGAGAGACAGACTGGACGGATTTCGCCGAGTGCGTTGCTCCAAGTTCCACCTGTTTCGCCGTCCGCGGCCCGATCGCCTCGGAGCATGGGTTCACGTTCTTTAGGCGCAACCCGGATCGGAGTCTGAACATTGAGGAACTGACGCATGGAGCGGCAAGCCTCTGCGCGTTCATAGACGCAATATCGAGAGAATACGATTTGGCCCGGGCGCCGATTATCGCGGGCTATTCGAGCGGAGCTGTCATCGCTGCCGCCGTTGTATGCCGTCAACGCGCCCTTACGTCCGGCGCAATTCTCCTGAGGCCGCAGTCACCGGATCCACAAACGCCTTTTCCAGACCTAAAAGAATACCCCGTACTGATTCTCGCAGGGGCGAACGACGACCGCCGCGATCGCTGCGATGCGCCGGTCATCGCGGAACAATTCCATGTGGCTGGGGCCGACCTGACCTATCGCTTGCTGGATGCAGGGCATGGCTGGGAGCCAACTGGACTGGACCGATCCCTTTCAAGGCAATGGTTCCAAAACCAGTTTCCAACGAGCAGCAATCCCATGAGCATCCGCGGCGATCATGCTTGA
- a CDS encoding VOC family protein, with protein MVNRVRPFLMFQGEAEAAMNLYLSLFSGAKIISIDRYGPGEAGAEGSVMQAQLSIAGETILCIDSPVKHEFDFRPAFSLFVDCDSESELEHLASALAEGGAVLMPLANYGFSRQFAWVCDRYGVSWQLNLR; from the coding sequence ATGGTCAATCGCGTCAGACCCTTTCTGATGTTCCAGGGCGAAGCCGAAGCGGCGATGAACCTCTATCTGTCGCTGTTCTCCGGCGCGAAGATCATCAGCATCGATCGCTATGGGCCGGGCGAGGCTGGCGCCGAGGGCTCCGTCATGCAGGCGCAACTGTCGATCGCCGGCGAAACTATCCTCTGCATCGACAGTCCGGTGAAACATGAATTCGACTTCAGACCCGCCTTCTCGCTGTTCGTCGACTGCGACAGCGAAAGCGAACTCGAACACCTTGCCTCGGCGCTTGCGGAGGGTGGCGCGGTCCTGATGCCGCTCGCCAACTACGGCTTCAGCCGACAATTCGCCTGGGTCTGCGACCGATACGGCGTCTCCTGGCAGTTGAACCTGCGATAG
- a CDS encoding ACT domain-containing protein, with product MPHKLLIRLVDAEYAITRLNVGSAIPEWLPGPGFWTVSSSREEMTLVCRAARVPSSVQSSLGWRCFRIEQHFSFDVPGVLSSVLRPLSAAGVGVFANSTFSTDYVFVAGSTLEKAVQALKEHGHEITG from the coding sequence ATGCCACATAAACTGCTGATCCGGCTGGTCGATGCCGAATATGCCATTACCCGTCTGAATGTCGGGTCCGCGATACCGGAGTGGCTGCCGGGGCCGGGTTTCTGGACGGTGTCCAGCTCTCGCGAGGAAATGACGCTGGTCTGTCGCGCCGCCCGCGTACCGTCGAGCGTGCAGAGCTCGCTTGGATGGCGCTGCTTCCGCATCGAGCAGCATTTCAGCTTCGACGTGCCGGGCGTCCTGTCTTCGGTGCTGCGGCCGCTTTCCGCAGCCGGCGTGGGCGTTTTCGCCAATTCGACCTTCAGCACCGATTATGTGTTCGTCGCGGGCTCCACCCTTGAAAAGGCGGTGCAGGCGCTCAAGGAGCATGGGCACGAGATCACCGGCTGA
- a CDS encoding MBL fold metallo-hydrolase yields the protein MPRMQAPESGVTVRMYRQGHGDCFLLAMRKTDGSACYVLIDCGLWTNSEIKPEQTIDKVIADIAEATGNRLDVVLVTHEHMDHVNGFAAKDPATRKPCFDPIEIGALWLAWTEDGEDPFANSLRERFHDTLLALMGADERLERAGFGVHSPNRTMLRDLLSFETGEDAADELRERLKEIRRRHPALSARRQGALAIEGITNKRAIKYLRGRIAGDPVFLRPDHDPYRLPGVEGVRVYALGPPRDVELLLSLEPQGEEEFRLSTDGATLSLLAATLDGGPENASRSFDPRFGISRKDVERGHDAFLKAFFADHYGVKGKRGSAEAWRQIDNDWLESAETLALRLNDEVNNTSLVIAIELPGTGKVLLFTGDAQRGNWISWAPLRWTIDGRLITARDLLSRTVLYKVGHHGSHNATLDGSVGADYANLSWLASNAVQDEFVAMIPANTPWAAHKDRPWEHPLRFIEERLMQKARGRVFRSDVDHVAKPDDISADEWQKFKWIETDLFFEYTVADSPA from the coding sequence ATGCCCAGGATGCAGGCACCCGAGTCCGGCGTCACGGTACGCATGTACCGACAGGGCCACGGCGATTGTTTTCTTCTGGCGATGCGCAAGACGGACGGCAGCGCTTGCTACGTGCTGATCGACTGCGGCCTGTGGACGAACTCCGAGATCAAACCCGAGCAGACGATCGACAAGGTGATCGCCGACATCGCCGAAGCGACCGGCAACCGATTAGACGTCGTGCTGGTGACCCATGAGCACATGGATCATGTCAACGGCTTTGCGGCGAAGGACCCCGCGACGAGAAAACCATGCTTCGACCCGATCGAGATCGGCGCGCTCTGGCTGGCATGGACTGAGGACGGCGAGGATCCGTTTGCCAACAGCCTGCGCGAGCGCTTCCACGACACGCTGCTCGCGCTGATGGGCGCCGACGAGCGGCTCGAGCGTGCGGGCTTCGGCGTCCATTCGCCGAACCGCACGATGCTGCGCGATCTCCTCTCCTTCGAGACGGGAGAAGATGCCGCCGACGAGCTTCGCGAACGGCTGAAAGAGATCAGGCGGCGCCACCCGGCACTCTCTGCTCGAAGGCAGGGCGCGCTTGCCATCGAAGGGATCACCAACAAGCGCGCCATCAAATATCTGCGCGGACGTATCGCCGGCGATCCTGTTTTCCTGCGGCCCGACCACGATCCCTATCGACTGCCGGGCGTCGAGGGCGTGCGAGTCTACGCGCTCGGACCGCCGCGCGATGTCGAGCTGCTGCTTTCGCTGGAGCCGCAGGGCGAGGAGGAATTCAGGCTGTCGACCGACGGGGCGACGTTGAGCCTGCTCGCCGCCACGCTCGACGGCGGCCCGGAAAACGCCAGCCGCAGCTTCGACCCGCGCTTCGGCATTTCGCGCAAGGACGTCGAACGGGGCCATGACGCATTTCTGAAGGCCTTTTTTGCCGACCACTATGGCGTCAAGGGCAAACGGGGTTCCGCCGAGGCGTGGCGGCAGATCGACAACGACTGGCTTGAGAGCGCGGAAACGCTGGCCTTGAGGCTGAATGACGAGGTGAACAACACGAGCCTCGTCATCGCGATCGAACTCCCCGGAACCGGCAAGGTGCTGCTCTTCACCGGCGACGCCCAGCGCGGAAACTGGATCTCCTGGGCGCCGCTCAGATGGACCATCGATGGCAGGCTCATCACGGCCCGTGATCTTCTCAGCCGCACGGTCCTTTACAAGGTCGGTCATCACGGCAGCCACAACGCCACGCTCGACGGCAGCGTGGGGGCGGACTATGCCAACCTTTCCTGGCTGGCAAGCAACGCCGTCCAGGACGAATTCGTGGCGATGATCCCGGCCAATACACCCTGGGCGGCGCACAAGGACAGGCCGTGGGAGCACCCGCTCCGCTTCATCGAGGAGAGGCTCATGCAAAAGGCCCGCGGTCGCGTCTTCCGCAGCGATGTCGACCATGTTGCAAAACCCGATGACATCAGCGCAGACGAGTGGCAAAAATTCAAGTGGATCGAGACCGACCTCTTCTTTGAATACACCGTCGCCGACAGCCCGGCGTAG
- the serB gene encoding phosphoserine phosphatase SerB, whose product MALVATLIANPSNPVLTPELAEAAASAVKASGVYWLADGVACDIALIDGTDPGAAEMRLRAEVNGFPIDVAVQDAESRRKKFLIADMDSTMIGQECIDELAAEVGLKEKVAAITARAMNGEIAFEPALIERVALLKGLPGRVIEDVIAKRITLTPGGRELIATMKGKGHYTALVSGGFTVFTGPIAAKLGFDENRANVLIEKDGMLTGEVAHPILGKQAKVDALIDISGRLGISTAEVIAVGDGANDLGMLQLAGSGVALHAKPVVAEQAKIRIDHGDLTALLYLQGYRKTDFVT is encoded by the coding sequence ATGGCTCTCGTTGCCACGCTTATCGCCAATCCGTCAAATCCTGTTCTGACGCCTGAGCTGGCGGAAGCGGCGGCGAGCGCCGTAAAGGCATCCGGGGTCTATTGGTTGGCGGACGGCGTCGCCTGCGACATCGCGCTTATAGACGGAACCGATCCGGGCGCCGCCGAGATGCGGCTGCGCGCAGAGGTAAACGGCTTTCCGATCGACGTCGCGGTGCAGGATGCCGAGAGCCGCCGCAAGAAGTTCCTGATCGCCGACATGGATTCGACGATGATCGGCCAGGAGTGCATCGACGAGCTTGCCGCCGAAGTGGGCCTCAAGGAAAAGGTTGCCGCGATCACCGCCCGCGCCATGAACGGCGAAATCGCCTTCGAGCCGGCGCTGATCGAACGCGTGGCGCTCTTGAAGGGTCTGCCCGGCAGGGTCATCGAGGACGTGATCGCAAAGCGCATCACGCTGACGCCAGGCGGCCGAGAACTGATCGCGACCATGAAGGGCAAGGGCCACTATACCGCCCTCGTCTCTGGCGGCTTCACCGTCTTCACCGGGCCGATTGCGGCGAAACTCGGCTTTGACGAGAACCGCGCCAATGTGCTGATCGAGAAGGACGGCATGCTGACCGGCGAGGTCGCCCACCCGATCCTCGGCAAGCAGGCCAAGGTCGACGCGCTCATCGACATCTCGGGCAGGCTCGGCATTTCGACCGCCGAGGTGATCGCCGTCGGCGATGGCGCCAACGACCTCGGCATGCTGCAGCTTGCCGGCAGCGGCGTCGCGCTGCATGCGAAACCCGTGGTCGCAGAACAGGCGAAGATCCGCATCGACCACGGCGACCTGACGGCCCTTCTCTACCTCCAGGGTTACCGCAAGACGGATTTCGTGACGTGA
- a CDS encoding ArsR/SmtB family transcription factor, with amino-acid sequence MARLAHGEASVSELAAPFDMSLPAVSKHLVVLEKAGLLRRRIDGRVHYCSLSPEALEDASDWIAFYQQFWKQRLNSLAKWLAKEEGATEPNDPEETT; translated from the coding sequence ATGGCGCGGCTGGCCCATGGCGAAGCTTCCGTATCGGAATTGGCGGCACCGTTCGACATGTCGCTGCCGGCGGTTTCCAAGCACCTCGTCGTGCTGGAAAAGGCCGGTCTGCTTCGCCGCAGGATAGATGGCCGGGTTCATTATTGTTCGCTGAGTCCCGAGGCGCTGGAGGATGCTTCGGACTGGATCGCCTTCTATCAGCAGTTCTGGAAACAGAGGCTCAATAGCCTGGCCAAATGGCTCGCCAAAGAAGAAGGCGCCACCGAACCGAACGACCCCGAGGAGACGACATGA
- a CDS encoding glutathione S-transferase family protein, with amino-acid sequence MKLYYHPLSTYSQKTLIAFHEKGIAFEPELVTLMTPEGRAAYTAIYPLCKIPLLKPSDDWMVPESSIIIEYLEDKFPGTPRLIPVAGGDTTRQVRFMDRMADLYLNDPVRELTLQKVGFRAPDEEAAAVARNTIRVTYDHLDKRLSGQEWLCGEFSMADCAAIPPLFYAQIVAPFADRPHLQRYWERAQRRPSYARVMQEFVPIWEDMQAGSAAAE; translated from the coding sequence ATGAAACTCTATTACCACCCGCTTTCCACCTATTCGCAAAAGACGCTGATCGCCTTCCATGAAAAGGGAATCGCTTTCGAGCCGGAACTGGTGACGCTGATGACGCCGGAAGGCCGGGCGGCGTACACGGCCATCTACCCGCTCTGCAAGATCCCGCTGCTCAAGCCGAGCGATGACTGGATGGTCCCGGAATCAAGCATCATCATCGAGTATCTGGAAGACAAGTTCCCCGGAACACCGCGTCTCATCCCGGTTGCCGGCGGTGACACGACGCGCCAGGTTCGCTTCATGGATCGCATGGCCGATCTTTACCTCAACGATCCAGTACGCGAACTGACACTTCAGAAGGTCGGATTCAGGGCGCCGGACGAGGAGGCCGCCGCTGTCGCCCGCAACACGATCAGGGTCACCTATGATCATCTCGACAAGCGTCTGTCGGGGCAAGAGTGGCTCTGCGGCGAGTTTTCAATGGCTGACTGCGCGGCGATTCCGCCATTGTTCTACGCGCAGATCGTCGCACCGTTCGCCGATCGCCCGCATCTGCAACGCTATTGGGAGCGGGCTCAACGAAGGCCCTCCTATGCGCGCGTGATGCAAGAATTCGTGCCGATCTGGGAGGACATGCAGGCTGGCTCCGCAGCGGCGGAATAG
- a CDS encoding LysR substrate-binding domain-containing protein, with amino-acid sequence MKRGRLPLTALRSFEAAGRLGSFTEAAAELFVSQAAISRQIRDLEALIGKPLFERHHRSVSLTADGETLLTVLTHSFDRIGDSLDALSGARRAGTLKVSAEPSFAGCWLVPHLAQFQAENLEVDLVIDADPRLVEFRGNEAEVAIRHSTRFTSWPRVEARHLADVEMIAVMAPSLAPRVLREPLDLLRYGLLHEDTRGLWEQWFAAAGAGEVRVERGAIFADGALVLQAALRGHGVALMDRDHVRDDLDAGRLVQAFDVSIPYGAFWLVARRFDALSEPARRFVAWIERCYPRQKGA; translated from the coding sequence ATGAAACGCGGCCGCTTGCCCCTGACGGCGTTGCGGAGCTTCGAGGCGGCTGGGCGGCTCGGCAGCTTCACCGAGGCCGCGGCGGAGCTTTTCGTCTCCCAGGCGGCGATCAGCCGTCAGATCCGCGACCTCGAAGCCCTGATCGGCAAGCCACTGTTCGAGCGGCATCATCGCAGCGTCAGCCTGACCGCGGATGGCGAGACGCTGCTGACGGTACTGACGCATTCCTTCGACCGGATCGGCGACAGCCTCGATGCGCTCTCCGGTGCCAGGCGAGCCGGGACGCTGAAGGTGAGCGCCGAGCCCTCCTTCGCCGGTTGCTGGCTCGTCCCGCATCTCGCACAGTTTCAGGCGGAAAACCTCGAAGTCGACCTCGTCATCGACGCCGATCCCCGGCTCGTTGAATTCCGCGGCAATGAAGCCGAAGTTGCGATCCGGCACAGCACCAGGTTCACCTCATGGCCTCGAGTCGAGGCCCGGCATCTCGCCGACGTAGAGATGATCGCGGTCATGGCGCCATCACTCGCGCCTCGGGTGCTGCGCGAACCGTTGGATCTCTTGCGGTACGGCCTTCTGCACGAGGATACCCGGGGGCTCTGGGAGCAATGGTTCGCGGCTGCCGGCGCAGGAGAAGTGCGGGTCGAGCGCGGCGCCATCTTTGCCGACGGGGCACTCGTGCTTCAAGCGGCGCTCCGCGGCCACGGCGTCGCGCTCATGGATCGCGACCATGTGCGCGACGATCTCGACGCCGGGCGTCTCGTCCAGGCGTTTGACGTTTCCATTCCCTATGGTGCCTTCTGGCTGGTTGCGCGGCGGTTCGATGCGCTCTCCGAGCCCGCTAGACGTTTCGTCGCGTGGATCGAGCGCTGTTATCCCCGCCAGAAGGGCGCTTAA
- a CDS encoding SRPBCC family protein yields the protein MKELRIQEILEAPAARVFAAWCDVDKIREWFAPGEMTVPEVVADIKPGGRYRIVMQEPDGRQHIVGGEYREVVPNERLRFSWQWEGRPDVTEVNVILRALDDRRTELTLIHTEFATAEARDEHGKGWAGCLANLRRYLLEDS from the coding sequence ATGAAAGAGCTGAGAATACAAGAAATATTGGAAGCTCCGGCAGCGCGTGTGTTTGCCGCCTGGTGCGACGTCGACAAGATCCGGGAATGGTTTGCGCCGGGCGAGATGACCGTGCCGGAGGTGGTTGCCGACATCAAGCCAGGCGGACGCTATCGCATCGTCATGCAGGAGCCGGACGGCAGGCAGCACATCGTCGGCGGCGAATATCGCGAGGTCGTGCCAAACGAGCGTTTGCGCTTCAGTTGGCAGTGGGAGGGCAGGCCGGACGTCACCGAAGTCAATGTCATCTTGCGAGCACTTGACGACCGGCGCACCGAATTGACGCTGATCCATACGGAATTCGCGACCGCGGAAGCGCGCGACGAACACGGCAAGGGCTGGGCCGGGTGCCTCGCCAATCTGCGCCGCTATCTGCTTGAGGATTCCTGA
- a CDS encoding nuclear transport factor 2 family protein translates to MEEILRRFFARYETMANRVLADEMDVGETTFAFASEFIAASPAGVLAGKNDDSLKVSMARGYARYRAIGTKELKIRKTTITPIDNQHFLVRVDWRSTYDVEDSPDVTIDFEVHYLVQVRNDEPKIFGWISGDEEAVLKEHGIG, encoded by the coding sequence ATGGAAGAGATCCTCCGCCGCTTCTTCGCGCGATACGAAACCATGGCCAATCGCGTGCTTGCCGACGAAATGGACGTCGGCGAGACGACCTTCGCTTTCGCCTCGGAATTCATCGCCGCCTCGCCTGCGGGCGTGCTTGCCGGCAAGAACGACGACAGCCTGAAGGTTTCGATGGCGAGGGGCTATGCCCGGTATCGCGCGATCGGCACCAAGGAGTTGAAGATCCGCAAGACCACGATCACGCCGATCGATAACCAGCATTTTCTCGTCAGGGTCGACTGGCGCTCCACCTACGACGTTGAGGACAGCCCGGACGTCACCATCGATTTCGAGGTCCACTATCTGGTCCAGGTACGCAACGACGAGCCGAAGATCTTCGGTTGGATCAGCGGCGATGAGGAAGCCGTGCTGAAGGAACACGGCATTGGCTGA
- a CDS encoding Do family serine endopeptidase, producing the protein MSTRPEFFRGLVLAAATALLLTNTALAETATSLPAAGPPSVADLAEGLLDAVVNISISQNVKSDDDNAPMPQVPEGSPHQEFFDEFFKGQGGEGNRPRTVNSLGSGFVIDPTGFIVTNNHVIQDADDIEINFSDGSKLKAKLVGMDTKTDLAVLKVEPKKPLKAVSFGDSRKIRIGDWVMVVGNPFGLGVSVSVGVVSARGRNINAGPYDSFIQTDAAINRGNSGGPLFNMRGEVIGINTAILSQTGMSVGIGFAVPTELAMNVVNQLKEFGETRRGWLGVRIQPVTDDIAESLKMERPRGALVSGIIEGGPITKGEIKAGDIIIRFDGTDVAEIRDLMRAVGESPVGKMVDVIIIRDGKEQTVRVTLGRLEDGEQLANAPAKENGEGAKPNEPPAAQLPASDVVLGMKLAVLDADRRKSFGIADSVEGVVVTEVQPNSAAAERRVAAGDVIVEIGQEAMATPDDVSTRVEELKNDGRRNALLMIANKTGELRFVTVQME; encoded by the coding sequence TTGTCGACACGACCCGAATTCTTCCGCGGCTTGGTGCTTGCGGCCGCGACGGCACTGCTTCTGACCAACACGGCGCTCGCCGAGACGGCAACCTCACTGCCGGCGGCCGGACCGCCGTCCGTTGCCGACCTCGCCGAGGGACTGCTCGATGCGGTGGTCAACATTTCCATTTCCCAGAACGTCAAGAGCGATGATGATAACGCCCCGATGCCGCAGGTGCCGGAAGGGTCGCCGCATCAGGAATTCTTCGACGAATTCTTCAAGGGACAGGGCGGCGAGGGTAACCGACCGCGAACGGTCAACTCGCTTGGCTCCGGTTTCGTTATCGATCCGACCGGCTTCATCGTCACCAACAACCATGTCATCCAGGACGCAGATGACATCGAAATCAACTTCTCGGACGGCTCCAAGCTGAAGGCGAAGCTGGTTGGCATGGACACCAAGACCGATCTGGCGGTGCTGAAGGTCGAGCCGAAAAAGCCGCTCAAGGCCGTTTCCTTCGGCGACTCGCGCAAGATCCGGATCGGTGATTGGGTGATGGTGGTCGGCAATCCGTTCGGCCTCGGCGTGTCCGTTTCGGTCGGCGTCGTCTCGGCGCGCGGGCGCAACATCAATGCCGGCCCCTATGACAGCTTCATCCAGACCGACGCCGCGATCAACCGCGGCAATTCGGGCGGCCCGCTGTTCAACATGCGGGGCGAGGTGATCGGCATCAATACCGCGATCCTCTCTCAGACCGGCATGTCGGTCGGCATCGGTTTCGCCGTGCCAACGGAACTGGCAATGAACGTCGTCAATCAACTCAAGGAATTCGGCGAGACCCGGCGCGGTTGGCTCGGCGTTCGCATTCAGCCGGTCACCGACGATATTGCCGAAAGCCTGAAGATGGAGAGACCGCGCGGTGCGCTGGTCTCCGGTATCATCGAAGGCGGGCCGATCACCAAGGGCGAGATCAAGGCAGGCGATATCATCATCCGTTTCGATGGAACGGATGTCGCGGAGATCCGCGACCTGATGCGCGCCGTCGGCGAGAGCCCGGTCGGCAAGATGGTCGACGTGATCATCATTCGTGACGGCAAGGAGCAGACGGTTCGTGTCACGCTCGGCCGGCTCGAGGATGGCGAGCAACTTGCAAATGCGCCGGCGAAGGAGAACGGCGAAGGTGCCAAGCCGAATGAACCACCCGCAGCGCAGCTGCCGGCGAGCGACGTCGTACTCGGCATGAAGCTCGCAGTGCTCGACGCCGATCGCCGCAAGAGCTTCGGCATTGCCGATAGCGTCGAAGGCGTAGTGGTGACCGAGGTCCAGCCGAATTCGGCCGCAGCCGAGCGCCGGGTCGCAGCCGGCGACGTGATCGTCGAGATCGGCCAGGAGGCGATGGCCACGCCGGACGATGTTTCGACGAGAGTCGAGGAACTGAAGAACGATGGCCGCCGCAACGCGCTTCTGATGATCGCCAACAAGACCGGCGAGTTGCGATTCGTCACCGTGCAGATGGAGTAG